A stretch of Shewanella dokdonensis DNA encodes these proteins:
- a CDS encoding IS110 family transposase, producing the protein MSKLNVIGIDLAKNIFQISCVDSTQRTEVLNKAIKRKDLLNFMRNQRKSRVFMEACGGAHYWARQIQLLGHEVHMIAPQFVKPFRKGHKTDANDALAIAEAGMRVDMRFVPLKNLEQQDVQAIHRVRERLIKQRTQIINQTHAILLEFGIASAKGQPALRRTVQLALENAENELSPVMRALLSEEMQEINVLNERLKQMDLQVSQLSRSISACALISELEGIGPVTATMLYSALGDCRAFKRGREASAYIGVTPKQFSSGGKANLMGIGRTRHVTLRAALVRGALAVIKMLGDKEDAKSQWLRELIARAGKNKAAVALVNKTVRTAWALMSKQETYDAHYRETVGA; encoded by the coding sequence ATGAGTAAGCTTAATGTCATTGGAATTGATTTGGCAAAGAACATTTTCCAAATTAGCTGCGTCGACAGCACTCAACGAACAGAAGTTCTCAACAAAGCCATTAAGCGAAAAGACCTGCTCAACTTTATGCGTAACCAGCGTAAAAGCCGAGTATTTATGGAAGCCTGTGGTGGTGCTCATTATTGGGCACGACAGATTCAACTGTTAGGGCATGAAGTTCATATGATTGCCCCACAGTTTGTTAAACCGTTTAGAAAAGGCCATAAGACAGATGCTAATGATGCGTTAGCCATTGCTGAGGCTGGTATGCGTGTCGATATGCGCTTTGTGCCGTTAAAAAACCTTGAACAACAAGATGTTCAAGCTATTCATCGAGTGCGAGAACGTCTGATAAAACAACGGACGCAAATCATTAATCAGACACATGCCATATTGCTCGAATTTGGCATCGCTAGTGCCAAAGGTCAGCCAGCACTGAGAAGAACGGTACAGCTAGCTTTAGAGAATGCTGAAAACGAGTTGTCGCCAGTGATGCGAGCATTACTAAGCGAAGAGATGCAGGAAATTAATGTATTGAACGAACGACTTAAACAGATGGACTTGCAGGTCTCGCAGCTTAGTCGCTCAATTAGTGCATGTGCTTTGATCTCCGAGCTAGAAGGTATTGGTCCAGTGACAGCCACCATGCTTTATAGTGCATTAGGTGATTGCAGAGCATTCAAGCGAGGCCGAGAAGCATCCGCCTACATCGGTGTAACGCCAAAACAATTTAGCAGTGGCGGTAAAGCTAACTTGATGGGGATTGGACGAACACGGCATGTGACGTTACGAGCAGCTTTAGTACGGGGAGCATTAGCCGTCATAAAAATGCTAGGTGATAAAGAAGATGCAAAAAGCCAATGGCTAAGAGAGCTAATCGCTCGGGCTGGCAAGAACAAAGCGGCGGTTGCTTTGGTAAATAAGACAGTTAGAACAGCCTGGGCATTGATGAGTAAGCAAGAAACCTACGATGCACATTATCGTGAAACTGTTGGTGCATAA
- the ppa gene encoding inorganic diphosphatase → MSLLAVPAGKSLPDDIYVVIEIPQNHDPIKYEVDKDTGALFVDRMMTAPMFYPCNYGYVNQTLSLDGDPVDVLVPTQYPLQPGSVIRCRPVGVLKMTDESGEDAKIVAVPHDKVSKEYKHIQDVNDLPALLKAQIKQFFEHYKDLEEGKWVKVDGWEDAASARAEILTSAERYNQGK, encoded by the coding sequence ATGAGCTTACTTGCTGTGCCTGCGGGCAAATCCCTGCCAGACGATATCTATGTCGTGATCGAAATTCCTCAGAACCACGATCCCATCAAGTATGAAGTAGACAAAGACACTGGTGCCCTGTTTGTAGACCGCATGATGACTGCACCCATGTTTTACCCATGCAACTACGGCTACGTGAACCAGACCCTGAGCCTGGACGGTGACCCAGTTGACGTACTGGTGCCAACCCAGTACCCACTGCAACCCGGCAGCGTGATCCGTTGCCGCCCGGTTGGCGTGTTGAAGATGACCGACGAATCTGGCGAAGATGCCAAAATCGTGGCCGTACCACACGACAAAGTCTCTAAAGAATACAAACACATCCAAGATGTGAACGATCTGCCAGCACTGCTGAAAGCCCAGATCAAACAGTTCTTTGAACACTACAAAGATCTGGAAGAAGGCAAATGGGTAAAAGTTGACGGCTGGGAAGATGCCGCTTCTGCCCGTGCGGAAATTCTCACCAGTGCCGAACGTTACAATCAAGGTAAGTAA